In Vitis riparia cultivar Riparia Gloire de Montpellier isolate 1030 chromosome 19, EGFV_Vit.rip_1.0, whole genome shotgun sequence, the following proteins share a genomic window:
- the LOC117909516 gene encoding (-)-germacrene D synthase-like, whose protein sequence is MSSFPLSITLKADPKLACNTANFLPNFWGDCFLTYTPDDTVTHACKEKELEGLKEEVRKELKATAGKSSQLLNFIDSIQRLGLAYHFEREIEEALKVMYETYNLVDDDNDDLASAALRFRLLRQEGYHIPSDVFKKFKDEEGNFKESLVGDLPGMLALYEATHLMVHGEDILDEALAFTTAHLQSMASDSDNPLKKQVIRALERPIRKSLIRVEARHYISIYQEYDSHNKSLLKLAKLDFNLLQSLHRKELSEITKWWKGLDFATKLPFARDRIVEGYFWVLGVYFEPQYFLARRILLKVMAMTSITDDIYDAHDIYDAHGTFEELKLFAEAIERWDASSIDQLPDYMKLCYQALLDVFEEIEEEMTKQEKPYRVHYAKQAMKKQVQAYFVEAKWLKQEYIPTIEEYMTNALVSCGYFLLTTISFVGMGDILTKKAFDWVFSDPKMVRASTIICRLMNDIVNHEFEQKRGYVVSGVQCYMKQYGVTEQEACEEFNNEIMNAWKDMNEECLKPTQVPMPLLTRVVNFARVIDLLYKNQDEYTHVGKLMKDLIAWMLIDPVPM, encoded by the exons ATGTCTTCTTTCCCACTATCAATCACCCTGAAGGCTGATCCTAAGCTGGCTTGCAACACTGCAAACTTTCTTCCTAACTTCTGGGGTGACTGTTTCCTCACCTACACTCCTGATGATACG GTAACACATGCCTGCAAAGAAAAAGAACTTGAAGGACTGAAAGAAGAAGTGAGAAAGGAGCTAAAAGCTACTGCTGGGAAGTCTTCACAACTGTTGAACTTCATAGATTCCATCCAACGCTTGGGCTTGGCTTACCACTTTGAAAGGGAGATAGAAGAAGCATTAAAAGTAATGTATGAAACATATAATTTGGTCGATGATGATAACGATGACCTTGCCAGTGCTGCTCTTCGATTCCGGTTACTAAGACAAGAAGGCTACCACATTCCATCCG ATGTATTTAAGAAGTTCAAGGACGAGGAAGGCAACTTCAAGGAATCATTGGTGGGTGACTTACCAGGCATGCTAGCTCTATATGAAGCTACACACTTAATGGTGCATGGAGAAGACATACTGGATGAAGCCCTGGCTTTCACCACTGCCCACCTTCAGTCCATGGCATCTGATTCAGATAATCCTCTCAAAAAACAAGTGATTCGTGCTCTAGAGCGGCCGATTCGCAAGAGCTTAATAAGGGTAGAGGCAAGGCATTACATTTCCATCTACCAAGAATATGATTCACATAATAAATCTTTACTTAAGCTTGCAAAGTTAGATTTCAACCTGTTGCAGTCACTCCACAGGAAAGAGCTGAGTGAGATCACTAA GTGGTGGAAAGGTTTAGATTTTGCTACAAAGCTACCCTTTGCAAGGGACAGAATAGTGGAGGGATACTTTTGGGTATTGGGAGTGTACTTTGAGCCCCAATATTTCCTTGCTAGAAGGATCTTACTGAAAGTAATGGCCATGACATCGATTACAGATGATATATATGATGCACATGATATATATGATGCACATGGTACATTTGAAGAACTCAAACTCTTTGCCGAAGCGATTGAGAG ATGGGATGCCAGCAGCATAGATCAACTCCCAGATTATATGAAGTTGTGTTATCAGGCTCTCTTAGATGTCTTTGAAGAAATAGAGGAAGAGATgaccaaacaagaaaaaccatACCGTGTTCACTATGCAAAACAAGCA ATGAAAAAGCAAGTCCAAGCCTACTTTGTTGAAGCCAAATGGTTGAAGCAGGAATATATACCAACAATTGAGGAGTACATGACCAACGCACTAGTAAGTTGTGGCTACTTTCTGCTCACAACCATATCTTTTGTTGGCATGGGAGATATATTAACCAAGAAGGCCTTCGATTGGGTTTTCAGTGACCCTAAGATGGTTAGAGCTTCAACAATCATTTGCAGGCTCATGAATGACATAGTTAACCATGAG TTTGAGCAAAAAAGAGGATATGTTGTCTCAGGAGTTCAATGCTACATGAAGCAATATGGTGTTACTGAGCAAGAGGCGTGTGAGGAGTTCAATAACGAAATAATGAATGCATGGAAGGATATGAATGAGGAGTGTCTCAAACCTACACAAGTGCCCATGCCTCTTCTCACACGTGTTGTTAATTTTGCCCGTGTGATAGATCTCTTATACAAGAATCAAGATGAGTACACACATGTGGGGAAGTTGATGAAAGATCTTATTGCATGGATGCTTATAGACCCTGTGCCAATGTAA
- the LOC117908548 gene encoding putative RNA-binding protein YlmH encodes MAATGFTTPSVLRKALHSFLPLRLTHINNTLFCYKNLRSFPLSTHLNSSASGMCHLAQAMKGDANSLLKGVADRSTIEAVKHILEMAKRASARREVLHTDFLTPPVLKESMIVLEKLADMKAVAQGGYPQAERCRLSVGHSEVLTTAPDIVAALRITGNFGFQSCSHGDFLGAILGTGIAREKLGDIILQGEKGAQVLIVPELVDFLVSSLEKVGNVSVSCTKMPLLALEYEEPRTTTFKTIELSLRVDALASAGFKLSRSKLVDLISNGDVRVNWTTVTKNGTTLKTGDVVSVSGKGRLKIGEINSTKKGKYAVELIRFL; translated from the exons ATGGCTGCCACCGGCTTCACAACCCCTTCTGTTCTCAGAAAAGCGCTTCACTCTTTTTTACCTCTTCGCCTCACTCACATCAACAACACGCTCTTCTGCTATAAAAATCTTCGCTCTTTTCCTCTCTCAACCCATCTGAATTCTTCAG CTTCAGGGATGTGTCACTTGGCACAAGCTATGAAGGGGGATGCTAATTCTTTACTCAAAGGAGTAGCAGACAGAAGCACTATTGAAGCTGTGAAACATATTCTTGAAATG GCAAAACGAGCATCAGCAAGGAGAGAAGTTCTCCACACTGATTTTCTTACTCCACCAGTACTGAAGGAATCAATGATAGTGTTGGAAAAGCTAGCTGACATGAAAGCTGTTGCACAGGGAGGATACCCTCAG GCTGAGCGTTGCCGACTTTCAGTTGGACATTCAGAGGTATTGACAACTGCTCCAGATATAGTTGCAGCATTGCG TATCACAGGAAACTTTGGGTTTCAATCTTGTTCTCATGGTGACTTCCTTGGCGCAATTCTTGGTACAGGGATTGCTAGGGAAAAGCTTGGGGATATCATCCTGCAG GGAGAAAAAGGGGCTCAAGTCCTGATTGTTCCAGAACTTGTTGACTTCCTTGTATCATCTCTAGAGAAG GTTGGCAATGTTTCAGTCTCTTGTACGAAGATGCCATTGCTTGCTCTTGAATATGAAGAGCCAAG GACTACAACATTCAAAACCATAGAACTATCACTAAGGGTTGATGCACTAGCTAGCGCAGGGTTCAAGCTTTCACGATCCAAACTAGTTGATTTGATCAG TAATGGGGATGTTCGTGTTAACTGGACCACCGTGACGAAAAACGGAACAACACTCAAGACTGGAGATGTTGTCTCAGTTAGTGGAAAGGGAAGACTAAAG ATTGGAGAGATAAACTCGACAAAGAAGGGAAAGTACGCGGTTGAGCTCATTCGATTCCTATAA
- the LOC117909603 gene encoding (-)-germacrene D synthase-like, with product MSVPLSVTPILSQRIDPEVARHKATYHPNVWGDRFLHYNPDDDFCGTHACKEQQIQELKEVRKSLEATAGNTSQLPKLIDSIQRLGLAYHFEREIEEALKAMYQTYTLVDDDDHLTTVSLLFRLLRQESYHIPSDVFKKFMDEGGNFKESLVGDLPGMLALYEAAHLMVHGEDILDEALGFTTPHLQSMATDSDNPLTKQVIRALKRPIRKGLPRVEARHYITIYQEDDSHNESLLKLAKLDYNMLQSLHRKELSEITKWWKGLDFATKLPFARDRIVEGYFWILGVYFEPQYYLARRILMKVFGVLSIVDDIYDAYGTFEELELFTEAIERWDASSIDQLPDYMKVCYQALLDVYEEMEEEMTKQGKLYRVHYAQAALKRQVQAYLLEAKWLKLEYIPTMEEYMSNALVSSACSMLTTTSFVGMGDIVTKEAFDWVFSDPKMIRASNVICRLMDDIVSHEFEQKRGHVASAVECYTKQYGVSKEEAYDEFKKQVENAWKDINEEFLQPTAVPVPLLTRVLSFSRMMDVLYKDEDEYTLVGPLMKDLVAGMLIDPVPM from the exons atgtcagTTCCACTATCAGTCACTCCTATACTAAGCCAGAGGATTGATCCTGAGGTGGCTCGCCACAAAGCCACATATCATCCTAACGTCTGGGGTGATCGTTTCCTCCACTACAATCCTGATGATGATTTCTGT GGAACCCATGCTTGTAaagaacaacaaattcaagAACTGAAAGAAGTGCGGAAGAGCCTGGAAGCTACTGCTGGGAACACTTCACAGCTGCCGAAGTTGATAGATTCCATCCAACGCTTGGGATTGGCTTACCACTTTGAAAGGGAGATCGAAGAAGCATTGAAGGCCATGTATCAAACTTACACTCtggttgatgatgatgatcaccTCACTACTGTTTCCCTTCTGTTCCGACTACTGAGACAGGAAAGTTACCACATTCCATCAG ATGTATTTAAGAAGTTCATGGATGAGGGAGGCAACTTCAAGGAATCATTGGTGGGTGACTTACCAGGCATGCTAGCTTTATATGAAGCTGCACATTTAATGGTGCATGGAGAAGACATACTAGATGAAGCCCTGGGTTTCACCACTCCTCATCTTCAGTCCATGGCAACTGATTCAGATAATCCTCTCACAAAACAAGTGATTCGTGCTCTAAAGCGCCCGATTCGCAAGGGCTTACCAAGGGTGGAGGCAAGGCATTACATTACCATCTACCAAGAAGATGATTCACATAATGAATCTTTACTCAAGCTTGCAAAGTTGGATTACAACATGTTGCAGTCACTCCACAGGAAAGAGCTAAGTGAGATCACTAA GTGGTGGAAAGGTTTAGACTTTGCGACAAAGCTACCTTTTGCGAGGGACAGGATAGTGGAGGGCTACTTTTGGATCTTGGGTGTGTACTTTGAACCCCAATATTACCTTGCTAGAAGGATCTTAATGAAAGTATTCGGGGTGCTATCCATTGTAGATGATATATATGATGCGTATGGGACATTTGAAGAACTCGAACTCTTTACAGAAGCAATTGAGAG ATGGGATGCCAGCAGCATAGATCAACTGCCAGATTATATGAAGGTGTGTTATCAGGCTCTCTTAGATGTCTATGAAGAAATGGAGGAAGAGATGACCAAGCAAGGAAAACTGTACCGTGTCCACTACGCACAAGCAGCG TTAAAAAGGCAAGTCCAAGCCTACCTTCTTGAAGCCAAATGGTTGAAGCTAGAATATATACCAACAATGGAGGAGTACATGAGCAACGCGCTAGTAAGCTCTGCCTGCTCTATGCTCACAACCACATCTTTCGTCGGTATGGGAGATATAGTAACCAAGGAGGCCTTCGATTGGGTTTTCAGTGACCCTAAGATGATTAGAGCTTCAAACGTCATTTGCAGGCTCATGGATGACATAGTTTCCCATGAG TTTGAGCAAAAAAGAGGGCATGTTGCCTCAGCCGTAGAATGCTACACGAAGCAATATGGGGTTTCAAAGGAAGAGGCTTATGATGAGTTCAAGAAGCAAGTAGAGAATGCATGGAAGGATATTAATGAGGAGTTCCTGCAACCTACAGCAGTGCCAGTTCCACTCCTCACCCGTGTTCTGAGTTTTAGCCGGATGATGGACGTCTTGTACAAGGACGAAGATGAGTACACGCTGGTTGGACCATTGATGAAAGATCTGGTTGCAGGGATGCTCATAGATCCTGTGCCAATGTAA